One Haloarchaeobius amylolyticus genomic window, CGTCGACCGCGGCGCCCACGGCGTCTTCCCGCTCGGGACCAACGGCGAGTTCCCGATGCTCGACGGCCGAGAGCGCGACGAGGTCGTCGCCGCGGTCGTCGAGGCGGTCGGCGACGAGGTCCCCGTCATCGCCGGCGTCGGCGCTCCGAGCACCCACAAGACGGTCGAGCGCGCCGAGGCCGCCGAGGCCGCCGGCGCCGACGGCCTCGTCGTCGTCACGCCGTACTACTTCCCCCTCGACCACGACGCTGCGCTCCGGCACTACCGCCGCGTCTGCGAGGCGACCGACCTCCCGGTGTACGTCTACCACATCCCCTCGAAGACCGGGAACAGCCTCTCGCTCGACACCCTCGACGAGCTCGCCCGGATCGACAACCTCGCCGGCCTCAAGGACTCCAGCAAGGACGTCCCGTGGCTCGGCCAGGCCATCGACGCCCACCCCGACCTCACCTTCCTCGCCGGCTCGGACTCCCTGCTGTTCCCCGGCCTCGAGGTCGGCTGTACCGGCATGGTCTCCGCGGTCGCGAACGTCTTCCCGGAGGTCGTCGTCGACCTCTACGAGGCCTACGACGAGGGCGACGAAGAGCGCGCCCGCGAACTCCAGAGCCAGGTGTACGACATCCGCTCCGCCCTCAAGCGCGGCCCGTACATGGCCGGCGTGAAGACCGCGCTCTCCCTGCGCGGCTTCGACGCGGGCGACCTGCGCGACCCCCTCACCACGATGGACGAGGAAGACACCGCCGCGCTCGAAGCGGACCTCGAGGACCTCGGCCTGCTGTAGTCGCGGACGGTCGTCCCTCGCCCTGGTTCCCGTTTTTCCCTCTGGCGCGCGCCGACGAGCGTGCTGAGCACGAGGCGACTTGGTCGCCTCGCAATGCGAAGCCGCGAGTCGGTGCTGCGCGAGGGATGCGGAGCGCAATAGAGCGGAACGCAGTGAAGCGGAATGAGCACCGCAATCGGCTGGGGAGGGTGTGGTGCGGAGCGGTGCGGAGCGGTGCGGTGCGGTGCGGGTTTT contains:
- a CDS encoding dihydrodipicolinate synthase family protein, which encodes MVSHAPTPGSDDPLDIHGVVPPTITVFDEDESVDYEQTAAHAEYVVDRGAHGVFPLGTNGEFPMLDGRERDEVVAAVVEAVGDEVPVIAGVGAPSTHKTVERAEAAEAAGADGLVVVTPYYFPLDHDAALRHYRRVCEATDLPVYVYHIPSKTGNSLSLDTLDELARIDNLAGLKDSSKDVPWLGQAIDAHPDLTFLAGSDSLLFPGLEVGCTGMVSAVANVFPEVVVDLYEAYDEGDEERARELQSQVYDIRSALKRGPYMAGVKTALSLRGFDAGDLRDPLTTMDEEDTAALEADLEDLGLL